The following nucleotide sequence is from Apium graveolens cultivar Ventura chromosome 4, ASM990537v1, whole genome shotgun sequence.
TAAACCCGAGAATATTGTGCAAGGAGTAGGTTAGTTTTTGCTTCTTACTTTCATACCTTTAATGTGTACATTGCGGATTTCAAGGTTAATCTTAGTATATGATACTGAACTATAGCTACTTGCTTCTTACTAAATTATTTGTTTAAAGTGGTTTTACGACCAATGCAACCTCTCAATCGGCCAATGAAGTGTCCAAGAAAGCACGAAAATAAAATCCCGATTTTTCTCTTTCCCCAACCCAGGGAAACTGTTTTTGAAACTATCAGTCTCAAAACCATATTCCCCTTACACCAAATGGTAATTTTCTTTTATAATTTAGATGATACAAGAAAGTTTTCCCTTATAATACCATTATTATAAACTCGATTCATTGACAGTTAGAGACCAGGTAAACAATGCAGAGACTGTTACCCCATTACGGCCTTTATCAACAAATTTGAGATTTTTACATAATACCACATTGTCTGAAAAGTCTGATATTCAGAAGGACACAACTGTCTTCTTATCACCACACTTTTTACGCAAGCATGCTGAATGTATTAAGTTTAAAACTTCACATTATTGAACAAATTCATTTTGTATTCTTATTACACGTCAAATGTCGTTCAAATATATTAAACTTTGTGGTCATATTGCAGGTAAATCTCGGGTTGTTTGAAAGGTGAATGTGCCTCCATAGAGAAAACGGAATGCGCAACTTGTTTTACCAACTTTTACACTTACCCCATTGTCGCCTTTATCTTCAGTAGGTGCAAGAAAGTCCGAAAAGTCTGAAATTGTGAAGGACACAGTTGTTCTCGGGAAATCACACTTTGTACAGAAGCATGCTGAATGTATTAAACGTAAGTGTTCACGTTGTTGAACCAACTCATGTTGTATTATTACACGTCATATGTCTTTCAaacatttcaaatttgttgtCATATTGCAGGTAAATCACATATGGTAGCCAAGGAGAATGTTCCTCCACAGAAGACACATATTGCGCAACCTTTTTTTACCAACTTCCACATTTAGTAAGTTGCTTTATAGAAAATTGTTACCCAATTTATATGACATGTACGTTAAACCGATTGATATGAGGTAATTGTTTCTAGGTGGAAAAATTGTGACATGAGAAATGAAAAGAGGACGGATGACAGTTATACAAAACTGAATGTGACCTATAGAAATAGGAAAATTTTCAAACCTCTGCGTACAATTACTAAAGGAAATCATGGTAATTAATCTCTCCATCTAAGCACCATatattcaataaaatattttaacaTTTGTAGTTTCTAATTGAAATGGCACATTACTAATAGGCGTGAAGAACGTCCCAATGCACCCAACAACCATACCAAGTTTTAGCACGAGTAGATCACTGCCTTTTGCATACACAACAAGTATACAGAGAATTAAAATATCCCTTAATACAGATGATAAACGTACCACCAAAGAACGGAGTGTTCATCCTCAAAGTAGTCAGTTAATATTTGGTTACAAAGGGAAGAGGCCTATTCGGTTAGAATCAAATGAGATAGGTAAAATACATTTAATAATTGCATATTAAAGTAGAGTTGATGCAAATTAAAAAATCATATTCCCGGTTGTGCAGATTTTGATGAAATGTCTGACACGGACAGTGATAACAGTGATGTGTTCTTCGACCTAGGTAATATTTGTAAGAGgtcatttctctttctttttaaCATCTAAAATTTGAGCATTAATTGTAGTTAATTGTTTAATGCACAGATGATGTGGAACAGTTCAATTTTGAATCCTATGAATAGAGTATAGATCCACTTAACTGCCCACCACGTAAATTAGATTTTAATGAGATAGAGGGTCATGACGAAAGCTATGACCTCAACAATGAAAATGGTATTAAAGTTATATGTAATAACTTAAATTAAGTTTTCTACATAATAAAAATGCTGCTAATAAGTAACCTCTACATTGAATTTGTTTCAGAGTTCTCATATGTTGCAGGAATGTATAGTGATCGGTCTGATGGCGAATCGGAGGAAGGTATCTAAATTGATTTAACTTTTCAGAATTTATTCAAGAACTTCATATGATTCACGAGCTTATGTTTTCAAATTGAAATGGTTGCAGAATTGGAGGAAGATGTCAATTATACCTCCTATGAGGAAATGAAACTTCCTACTGGATGTAAGATGAGCCCATTCTACAAAGCCTAATCAAATACCCTTccttaaatatttatatttaatataaaattttatggACCTTTTTTATGCAGCTATAACGGAGTACGCTACACTAGGCCCTCTCAATGTCCGTTGTAGCAAATGTGAAGCATGGATGTGGAAGGAAGAATGTGTAAACAAAAGTGTTACCCGTGGAATATCTATTTTTCCCTGTGTGGTGCAAAAGGTCAAATCAAACTACCcaaagagaaacaaactccttCTTTCATTTGGCAGCTACGTAATGATAAAGCATACTCTCATAGATTTAGCGATGGTATGCGTTTGTATAATTGTATCTTTGCATTCACATCCACTGATGGGAAGGTTGATAATTCAATCAATAACCGGGGGGGGGGGGCTTACATCTATAGACTAAATGGACAAAACCACCATTTATTTGGTTGTGTAATACCCAAACATGGTGAAGACCCCAAATTCTGTCAGTTATATCTATGACACGGAGAATGAAATTAGTAATCGTCTCAAATGGGTTAATGTTGATGGGGGATCCACTTGATGTTGATATAGTTGCTGGATTATCAAAAATTCTAGATGAGACAAACGAGTTAGTCAAAGAATTCCGCACAACTCGCGACAAATTTGAGAAAGATGGGGTGCAAGATTTTGAAATTAGACTAAAGGTGTGTAGATCTGAAAGTGGTCATGAAAATCATGTCGGGCCATCTGATGAGGTAGCTGG
It contains:
- the LOC141716932 gene encoding uncharacterized protein LOC141716932 isoform X3; its protein translation is MFLHRRHILRNLFLPTSTFKFSYVAGMYSDRSDGESEEELEEDVNYTSYEEMKLPTGSITEYATLGPLNVRCSKCEAWMWKEECVNKSVTRGISIFPCVVQKVKSNYPKRNKLLLSFGSYVMIKHTLIDLAMVCVCIIVSLHSHPLMGRLIIQSITGGGGLTSID